The genomic window TTCTCTCCAGGTAATGGATCTGGAAAATCGGTTGTACCAACTGGTGTAATGTAATTTAAAGGTGAAGCTTCATTATAAAAAATATTCAATTTAAAATCTTCCGAACTTAAATTGTAAGCACCTGTATCGTAGATATTTTTCATCATTAAATCCCAGATAGGAAGATCGACATTGGTAATACTACTTTTTAATAATTTCACAACTAAATTGCTATTTACAACTTGGGTGACATCACCATTCGTATTTGTTGTTACATCGGTTGCGCTAACACCATCGTTAGCAAATTCCCCTACTTGATATACCTCACCACCTATGGTATATTGAAAGGCAACAGCTAATACTTCATCACTATTTAAACGTTGATTTAATGAAATATAACCTAATTCAGAATTTAAATTATATTCCTGACCACTCGTTAATTTTCGAGCATTTTCAAGAGTTGCATAATCAAAACCTTCATTAGTACCCGATACTTCTATACCAGATTTTATAGTTGCTACATCTCTAATACTTGTATTTAATTGAGAGGTTGGACCAACCACATTTATTTTAGTTGGATCGAATGCATTATTATCATTTTTAGGAAGTGCACCAAGGCCACCGAAAACATTAACAGCAGAATAGACCTTATCACTTTCTCCTAAATCCTGAAGTGCAACAATGTTTCTAACGTTTTCTGTTCTATTACTTCTGTTAGTAATCCAAACTTCAATTCTTGTAATTTGTAATCCTTTTGTATCTAAATATGGGTAAGTTTTTAAAGCTTTATCGTAATTATCTCTAAAATATTGTGCTAAAAAGAAATGTCGGTTTTCATCATAATCTCGAATAAACAACTCAAAATCCTCAAGAGTTCCACCGCCTTGTGCAACCACCGTATTAGATTCCGATCGTTGTTCCGAGAAAACACCAGTTATAGTTGTTTTACCAAATTGTAATTGGGCTTTTACACCAAATAAACTTTGAGCACCTGTTATTAAAGAACTATTTAGCGGCATACTTACATTACCAACTTCTATTTTCTGAATAATATCATCCTCGGTTGGAGTATACTCTAATTTTATAAGGTTTTGAAAATCGAACGTAGATTGTGTATCATAATTTGCATTAATCTGAAGTCTTGTACCTACCTTTCCTAAAAGGCTTAAACTGATACGTTGATCAAAATCAAACGTGAAATTACTTCTATTTCTTGGTGAAAAAGTGGGATTATCTTGTTTTGAAAATAAAACACCCAAATCCATTTCTACAGAACCTTGCGGGATTACTTCTATGGTACTACCGCCAAAGATAGATTCAAATAAATCGGAATTCACATAAAACTCTGGTAATAGATTTTTTTGAGCATCATCAGAACCATCCTTTTTACCAGAAAAAGCATCAACTTTTTCTTTATAATAACTACTTAAATTTTGTTTTGAAACCAAAGCATAATACTCCTTTGGTGTTAAAATTACAGGATAATTAATATTGAATTGCCCTATTTTTTCGGTATAAATATAACGATCGGTTAATGGATCATAGGTGTATTTAGACTCAATACTGTTAGGTCGTGATGTTTTTATTTCACCTTGCTGATACCCTTTTTTTACTGAATCCTGTTCCTTTTCCTGTCCCCAAGATGCTATTGAAAAACACACCATGGACACCAAAAAAGCGACATGTTTTATTGATTTAAAAAAATAAAGATTAGTTCTCTTCAAAATGTACTATAATTTTTTTAGGGCTTGTTTTATAATAGATTCTACCGAGGCATCGGGTTCGGCTATTACAATTTTATCCACAACACGTTCTGCTTGTTTTTTAACAAAGCCAAGCACTTCTAAAGCAGATAACGCTTCATCCTTATTCGTATTGCCTTTAGAAACAGAAACTTCGTCTATATCGTATATCTTCAAAACTTTATCTTTCAAATCGAGTATAACGCGCTGCGCTGTTTTTGCTCCAATCCCTTTTATGGATTGAATAAGCGCAACATCTCCTGTCGCAATACCTTCTCGCACCTGCTTTGGCGTTAATGAAGACAGCATGGTACGCGCAATGCTTGCACCAATACCACTAACCGACAATAACAGCCTAAACATTTCCCGCTCGGCAACCGAAGAAAAACCATATAATGTATGTGAATCTTCTTTCACCTGAAGGTGTGTAAACAGTTTTAAAAACTCTCCGTCTGGGATTTGAGAGAATGTATGTAATGAAATATTTAGCATATAACCAACACCGTTGCAATCTATTACAACATGTGTTGGGTTTTTTTCTACTAATTTTCCTTGAATGTGTGTTATCATAGCACGTTATTGGTTCACTTTCAAATGTAATAAAATTATTTTAGCCAGCGTGTTCAACGCCACCCTTCTCTTTATTCTGAGCATCAATTACAGCAATAGCAGCCATATTAACAATTTCATCAACATTTGCTCCAAGTTGAAGAATATGCACAGGTTTACACATACCCATCATAATTGGTCCAATAGATTCAGCTTCATTTAATCCTTTTAATAATTTATAAGTGATATTTGCTGAGTCTAAATTTGGAAAAATTAAAGTATTCACTTTTTTACCAACTAATTTAGAAAACGGGAATTTTTCACGAAGTAACTTATCATTTAAAGCAAAATCGGTTTGCAATTCACCATCAACAACCATTTCCGGATAGTTTCTATGTAAAATTGAAACAGCTTCTCTAACTTTTGATGCACGATCATTAATAGATGATCCAAAATTTGAATACGACACCATAGCCATAGCAGGTTCTAGACCAAACATTTGAACCACTTTGGATGTCATTTGAGCAATTTTAGCTAAATCTTTTGCTGATGGATCGATATTTATAGAAGTATCACTTAAAAATAGCGGACCACGTTTCGTCATCATTAAATTGGTAGTTGCCGCACGAGAAACACCTTTATCTAAACCAATTAACTCTAACATCGGTTTTATTACTGTTGGATAATTTCTAGAATATCCAGAAATTAAACCGTCTGCATCACCTTCGTTAACCATCATGGCAGCAAAGTAATTACGCTCACGCATTAAACGCTGCGCGGAATATAGAGTTACACCGCGACGCTTACGCTGTTCCCAATATACTTTAGCATATTTGTTTTTACGCTCGTTCTCTTCTTCTTCTTTTGGATCGATGATTAAAATATCGTCATAAAACTCAATTTCTTTCATTAACGATAATATGGTTTCTCTTCTTCCTAATAAAATAGGAATAGCAATACCTTCATCATGTACAATTTGCGCTGCTTTTAAAACATCTAAGTGATCGGCTTCTGCAAAAACAATACGTTTTGGTGCTAGTTTAGCTCTGTTTAATAGTAAACGAACTAATTTATTATCCGACCCTAAACGTTGTAACAAACTATCTTTATAACGTTCCCAATCTGTAATGGGTTGTTTTGCTACACCGCTTTCCATCGCTGCTTTTGCAACTGCTGGTGGCACTTCGGCAATTAAACGTGGATCGAATGGTTTCGGAATAATATACTCTTTACCAAAAGTTAAACGTGTTTCGCCATAGGCAATATTTACTTGTTCTGGTACCGGTTCTTTAGCTAATTTAGCTAAGGCTCTTACCGCTGCCATTTTCATAGCTTCGTTAATTTTAGTAGCGCGAACATCTAAAGCCCCTCTAAATATAAAAGGAAATCCTAACACATTATTAACCTGATTAGGATGATCACTACGGCCAGTTGCCATAATAATATCTTTTCTTGTATCTACTGCTAACTGGTATTTAATTTCAGGATCTGGGTTGGCCATAGCAAAAACAATTGGGTTTTTAGCCATCACCAAAAGCATCTCTGGAGATACAATATCCGCCTTAGACAAACCGATGAATACATCGGCATCTTCCATGGCTTCAAGTAAAGTATCAATTTTTCTGTGAGTTGCAAATTCTGATTTTTCATCAGAAAGATTTTCTCTATCATTACGGATAACACCTTTACTGTCTAGCATCACCATATTTTCGCGTTTTGCACCACAAGCTTGGTACATACGAGAACATGAAATAGCTGCGGCTCCGGCTCCACTCACCACTATTTTTACTTCTTCTAGTTTCTTTCCAGCTATTTCAACGGCATTTATTAGGGCTGCTGCCGAAATAATTGCAGTTCCGTGCTGATCGTCGTGCATTACAGGAATATCTAATTCTTCCTTTAAACGACGTTCAATTTCAAAAGCCTCTGGTGCTTTTATATCTTCAAGATTAATTCCACCGAAAGTTGGTGCTATATTTTTTACTGTTTCTATAAAAGCATCTACATTTTCAGTGTCAACTTCAATATCAAACACATCAATATCTGCAAAAATTTTGAATAGTAAACCTTTACCTTCCATTACGGGTTTTGAAGCTTCAGGACCAATATTTCCTAATCCTAAAACGGCCGTTCCATTAGATATTACAGCTACTAAATTCCCCTTAGCTGTATATTTATAAGCTGCTTCCTTATCTTTTTCAATTTCTAAACAAGGTGCTGCAACACCTGGTGAATAAGCTAAAGATAAATCGCGTTGGGTGGCATATTTTTTTGTTGGAACAACTTCTATTTTACCTGGAGTTGGTTTTGCGTGATAAATAAGGGCTTCTCTACGCTTGCTTTCTTCACTCATATAGACGGATATTTAATTAATGGTTAGCATTTTATGCTTTAAAATCAATTCAATTAATTTGAAATAATCTCATAACTTAAAACGCTCTACTTCTAACCAACAAATATAAGAATCCTGCCATGTAAACTGCTATTCTTTTAAAGAATTGATTTTTATTTTCCTCTTCATATTTATTCTTTTTTTAAGTTCATTATTAAAAACAAAAAAGCCTTAGTTATCAATTAGTGACAACTAAGGCTTTTTAATACTATTTGTTGTTGAATTATTTATTCAACACTTCTGCTCCTTCTGGTTTAGAAAAGAAATTATCTTCTACAGTTGGAGAAAAACTAATATCGCTAACATCTATTTTAGTGATATACTCACCTAACCCATCTTTATCAGATGTAGACCAGTATGTTTTAAACCCAGTTGCAAATACAATACCATTTACAGTAGTAGTACCTTGAGTTACTGTAATTTTTTCTGGAGCATGACCTCCGTTTGGAAAATACTGCGGATAAGACACAATATATTTAAAAGCATCTACCAAGTTTGTTTCTGCATTTATATACAAAATATAGTAATCATCCGGTGCAGCTCCAATACCAGCATCATAAGTTGCTTTTAGAACTTTTTGAGTAGCGCCTTGAAATTCTTGTTCTGGTAGTAATTCAAGATTTACACCTTCGCCATCTAAAACAAACGGCTGACCAGAAAAATATAAAGGAGTTAAAGCCCAAAACTGCGTATCGTAAGCAAATGAAGTGCTATCCTTAGCCTTTAACCAAGCTTCTTTACCATCCCAACCATAAATAGATGTTGGATCTTGAATGCTATTATGTCTTGCTTTATTGTTCCAAGTATCAATAGTTTGATAAGAATCTCTAACACCTTTACCATTTAATGGTTGGTAATTAAAATGAAAGGAAAGGTACCCGTTTGAGAACCATTTATCTAATCCGCCATGAGCTTCCATAGCGCTCCAAAGCACTTTACCTGCTTCTGTAGCATTAAGTTTTTTATTTGCAGCTTCTACTCTTTTTTCTACCCAAGACGCTGGAATATCATATTTTGCTTCAGCATTCTCAACCTTTTCACTAGCAACGGCTTCTACTTTATTTGTTTGCTTACAAGCAACAATAGTTAATACTAAAAATAAACCTAGAAGTTTATAAGATGTTCTCATTGTATTATTTTCTTTTATTGATTAATCTATTTTAGTCGAAACTAAATCCTGAACATTTCAAAAAAATATTATTTCTTTAGAAAATATTAAAGCTTACTCCTATTTCTTTATCGAAAAATTAAATGTAGCGCCTTGTCCTAATTCCGAAGTTACACTTATTTTTCCACCTAGTTTTTTAACTATCTTTTTTACTGTAGCTAAGCCAATACCATGTCCGGCTTGACCAAATTTATCTTGATCGGCTACTTTTGCAAATAGTTTAAATATTTTAGATTGATTACTTGGGGCAATACCTGGCCCATTATCTTTTATAAAAAACTGATAATGTGTATCTGTTTCTTCCACATTCATTTCAATAAGCACATCATCTTTATCGCTATACTTAATAGCGTTACTCACTAAATTCATTAGAATATGATGAATAGCTGTTTTGTTAACATGCACAGTCTCTAAAGATGACTTTAAAACCATTTTTACACGATGATCCGAATTAAATAACTGAGCAATTTCAGTAGTCAATTCTTGTAAATTAATGGTAGATTTCTTTTCTTTTAAAAGACCATCACTTCTACTATAATTAAGCAATCCATCAACTAAACCACGAAGACTATCTGCAGAACTTAGAATTAACTCTAAAAGTTTTAAGCCTTCTGCGTCAATCTTCAGCTTGTAATCCTCAATAAATATTTCTGCTAAACTAGAAATATTGATTAAAGGGGATTTTAAATCGTGAGCAGCGATGTATGCAAAACGTTCTAATTCATGATTCTTCTCCTCTAAATCCTTAAGTGTTTTTTCTAATAAAAATTTGTTTTTTCGAAGCTCTAACAAATTCATAACCTGGTTTGAAAGCGCAGACAATGATTTTATTTGTCCTTCATTTAAAACATTTGGTTTATGGTCCATAACGCATAAAGTCCCTAATGGCAATCCATTTTTACTAGTAAGTTGTGCACCCGCATAAAAAATAGCATTGGAATCTCCCGTTACTAAAGGGTTATCATGAAATCGAAAATCTTCTCGAGTGTCGGGAACAATAAAAACTCCATCGGTATTATTTATAGCATGAGCACAAAAAGACTGTTCTTTTGGGGTTTCAGTAGTATCTATTCCATGATGCGATTTAAACCATTGGCGTTTGTTATCTAGTAGACTAATTAAAGCAATTGGAGTACCACAAATTTCGGCAGCAATGGCCGTAATATTGTCATAATCTATTTCCGGAAGCGTATCTAATATATTATAAGACTCCAGGTTTTTAAGTCTTTCAGCTTCATTTTCTGGTATATCTGGGGTAACCATAATAATTAAATTTAAGATTATAGCAAATTACTTTATATCGATTAAATAATCCCACAATAAATTGTTAAAGTTAACTACACAACCATCACCAACTTATTAAAACCCTTCAATTTAGAAAGTCTAAAAAGGATATATAATACGGGTTATCTTTCTTATAAGCTATTTTAAAAAATTGATGTTTCTTTTTAACCCAGTAAATTTAGTGCGTTTAACAGCAGATTTTTGAAACACTTTTTTAAAGGTGTCTTCAGTAATTTCTTCCCAGTCTTTTTTAGTCATTGAAAGTAATTCTGGATGCGGATTGAATAACGGTTCATTATGTGCTTTAGAAAATCTATTCCATGGACAAACATCTTGGCAAACATCACAACCAAACATCCAATCGTCCATTTTTCCTTTAAATGAATTAGGAAGATTTTCTTTTAATTCAATGGTTAAATATGAAATACATTTACTCCCATCTACAACAAAAGGATCTACAATGGCCTCTGTAGGGCAAGCATCAATACAAGCCGTGCAGCTACCACAATGGTCGGTAGTGGCAGAATCGTACTCCAACTCTAAATCAATAATAAGTTCTGCTATAAAATAGAACGAGCCAACTTGCTGCGTTATTAAATTACTATGCTTCCCTATCCAACCCAAACCCGACTTAGCTGCCCAAGCCTTATCTAGAACTGGTGCAGAATCTACAAAAGCACGGCCACTAACCTCTCCTATTTCATCTTGAACAAAATGTAAAAGGCGTTTTAATTTATCTTTTATGATATGATGATAATCATTTCCGTATGCGTATTTACTCAATTTAGGAGCATCGAGATTTTGCTGAACTTCAGAAGGAAAGTAATTCAATAATAACGAAACTACACTTTTTGAATCTTCAACAAGTAAGGTTGGGTTTAAGCGTTTATCGAAATGATTTTCCATGTAACGCATTTCACCGTTCATGTTTTTATTTAAATAATTCTCTAACCTTGGTGCTTCTTCCTCTAAAAACTGAGCTTTACTAATACCACAAGATAAAAAACCGAGGCGTTTGGCTTCGGTTTTTATTAGTTTTGTATAGTCCGTTTTATTCACGTAAAATATTTAAGATAAAGCTTAAAATAAACCGCCTTGAGTAGGTCCCTTTACACGATCCAAATGTTTATATGCCGCTTCGGTAACTTCTCGACCACGAGGTGTGCGCATAATAAAACCTTGTTGAATAAGAAATGGCTCGTAAACTTCTTCAATGGTTTCTGTACTTTCACTTACTGCTGTTGCAATAGTAGAAATCCCAACAGGTCCACCTTTGAATTTATCAATAATAGTAGTAAGTATTTTATTATCCATTTCATCCAATCCATGTGCATCCACATGCAAAGCTTCTAAAGCATATTTAGCAATAGCTATATCAATACTTCCATTGCCTTTTATTTGAGCAAAATCACGTACACGACGCAATAATGCATTGGCAATTCTAGGTGTACCTCTACTACGGCTAGCGATTTCAATAGCAGATTCCATTGAAATAGGTACATCCAAAATACTTGCACTTCTTTCAACAATTGTAGTGAGCAAATCTGTTTTATAATATTGTAACCTACTTTGAATACCGAAACGAGCACGCATAGGTGCCGTAAGTAAACCAGATCGTGTTGTAGCACCAACCAATGTAAACGGATTTAAGTTAAGCTGAACCGACCGTGCATTTGGTCCAGTTTCAATCATAATATCAATTTTATAGTCTTCCATAGCTGAATATAAATATTCCTCAACTATAGGACTTAATCGATGTATTTCATCAATGAACAGTACGTCACGCTCATCCAAATTAGTTAACAATCCAGCTAAATCACCTGGTTTATCTAAAACAGGACCAGATGTTATTTTGATACCAACATTCAACTCATTTGCCAAAATATTAGCCAAAGTCGTTTTTCCTAGTCCAGGAGGTCCATGAAACAAAGTGTGATCTAAAGCTTCTCCTCTAAGGTTAGCCGCTTCTACAAATATTTTAAGGTTTTCTAAAACCTGATCCTGCCCTGTAAAATCATCAAATGACAAGGGTCTTAATTGTTTTTCGACATCGAATTCTTCAGGGGAAAAATGTGCATCGCTAGGATCTAAATTTTCATTCATTTGTAAATAGTATATATTTTTAAGATACTGAAAGAGTTCTAAATGTGATTAGAACAATATAGCAAATATAAAGAAAAAGCCTCTCCAAATTGGAAAGGCCTTTTTATATATCTTAATTTATCTTTTAAAAGATGCCTTTATTAAAGGCTTAATTTTAGTGTTGTAATTCCTCTTCACCATCCATTAAAGGAATATTCTGAGGCACAAAATCTACATCATGACCAGGTTTACTGTAATCATAAGCCCAACGGTGTACATGAGGAATTTCTCCTGGCCAATTTCCGTGAATATGCTCCACTGGAGTTGTCCACTCCAAAGTAGTTGCTTTCCATGGATTTTGAACTGCTTTCTTTCCGTAGTACATACTCGTAAAGAAGTTGTATAAATAAATAATTTGAACCACACCACCAACTAAAGCGAAAAGTGTAATAACCACATTTACATTGGCTAAATCATCAAACAACGGGAAATTAGAGTTTGTATAATAACGACGTGGTAAACCAGCCATTCCTATAAAGTGCATTGGAAAAAATACGCCATAAGCACAAACTGCAGTAATCCAGAAGTGGATATACCCTAAATTCTTGTTCATCATACGACCGTACATCTTTGGATACCAATGATAAATACCAGCAAACATACCATAAAGTGCAGATATACCCATTACCAAGTGAAAGTGAGCTACCACAAAATACGTATCGTGAACATTAATATCTAAAGCACTATCTCCTAAAATAATACCTGTTAAACCACCAGTAATAAATGTTGACACAAAACCGATAGAAAATAACATAGCCGGATTCATCTGTAAATTACCTTTCCATAATGTTGTTATCCAGTTAAAGGCTTTAACCGCAGATGGAATAGCGATTAATAAGGTTGTGAAAGTAAACACCGAACCTAAGAATGGATTCATTCCTGAGATAAACATATGATGTCCCCATACAATTGTTGAAAGGAAAGCAATAGCTAAAATTGAAGCAATCATCGCACGGTAACCAAAAATAGGTTTACGCGAGTTAGATGCCATAATTTCTGACACTAATCCCATTGCAGGCAATATTACAATATATACCTCTGGGTGACCTAAAAACCAAAACAAGTGTTCGAATAATACCGGTGAACCACCTTGATAGTGTAGTACTTCACCTTGAATAAATATATCTGATAAGAAGAATGATGTTCCAAAACTTCTATCCATTATTAATAATAAACAAGCAGATAATAAAACTGGAAAAGAAATAATACCAATTACAGCTGTAATGAAAAATGCCCAAATAGTTAAAGGCAATCTTGTCATTGACATTCCTTTTGTACGTAAGTTAATTACGGTAACAACATAGTTTAGAGATCCTAATAATGAAGATGCAATAAAAATAGCCATAGCTACTAACCAAAGTGTCATTCCCATACCAGAACCACCTTGTGCCATTGGTAATGCACTTAATGGAGGGTATATTGTCCAACCTGCTGCTGCAGGGCCTGCTTCAACAAATAATGAACATACCATGATTATACTTGATAAGAAGAACAACCAATATGAAACCATATTTAAGAAACCCGATGCCATGTCTCTTGCACCAATTTGCAATGGAATTAACAAGTTACTAAACGTACCACTTAAACCAGCCGTCAATACAAAGAATACCATAATAGTACCATGAATTGTAACTATTGCCAAATAAATATCAGCATCCATAACACCATCTGGTGCCCATTTACCTAATAATGCCTCAAAAAGAACATTTGGCTCTTCTGGCCATGCGATTTGCATACGCATCATCATAGACATTAAAACCCCAATAACTCCCATAATAGTACCCGTAACTAGGTACTGCTTAGCAATCATTTTATGATCTTGACTAAATATATATTTAGTCACAAAGGTTTCTTTATGATGATGTCCGTGGTCGTCGTCGTGAGCGTGAGTATCTGCGTGTGCTGACATAATCTTATATCGTATTTATCTTTTTAATTAGTTAATTAGAGAGTTCTTGAATTGTTTTTGCTCTTTAATCCAAGCATCATATTCTTCTTGTGTTTCTACAATAATCTTCATTTGCATATTGTAGTGCGATTTTCCACAAATTTTATTACAAAGTAGTAGAAAGTCAAACTCGTAACGTTCTAAAGCTTCGTCTCCTTTAGCAATTAACGCCTTACTATTTTCAACTCTTATTTCATTTATATGTGCTACCTTCTCTTGAATTTGTTCAGTTAGACGCATATCTGCTGTAGTAATACTTGGTGTAAAACCAAACTGAGTAATCATCCCAGGAACACAATTCATTTGTGCTCTAAAGTGAGGCATATAAGCAGAGTGCAATACATCTTGAGAACGCATTTTAAACAACACTGGTTTTCCAACAGGTAAATGTAATTCAGTAGTAATAATATCATCCTGAGCATTAGGATCAGCTTCATCTAAACCTAAAATATTAGCTCTATCAATATCAATTAAACGCACATTTGCTTTTCCTAAAGTATTGTCTTCACCAGAATATCGAGCTTTCCAGTTAAACTGTTGTGCGTACAATTCAATTACTAAAGGGTCGTCACTTTCATCAACACTTGTAATGTTAATCCAAGTACTCAAACCGTAAATAATTAAACCAGCCAAAACAATTACCGGAATAATAGTCCAAATAAATTCTAACTTATTATTATCCGCAAAGAATAATGCTTTTCTTCCTTTTTCACCTTTATATTTAAAAGCGAAATAGTGCAGTAAAAACTGAGTAAGCGTCTGCACAACGAAAATAAGAATCATTGAAATAACCATAAGGTTATCAATAGTTGCTCCGTGTTCTGATGCCGCATTCGACATTAAAGGTAAATCGCCCCATTTTACAAAACATACAATTGTAATGATATAAATAAAGGCTAAAAAACCCATCATTAAATATGCATTCATTGCATTGTCTTTGTCAGTAGCAACGGCACTATTTTCGCCTTTAGCTTGAGCTAAATCAAAAATTTTAACCATTTGCCATATGGCAACTAAAATAAATACTAAAACTATAATTGTTAATAAAGCAGTCATTGGTATCGTTCGTCTTTATTTATTTCTTAATTAATAATGAAAATCTTCACTTTCTTTTCTAAAAGGATAACCTTTTACTAATAATGGCGCTTTTGTTAAAGCTGTGAACACCACAAATATGAATAGTCCTGCGAAAAGTAAAACAGAAGCTATTTCAGGAATTCCTATAAACCATCTATCTCCAACGGTTGCAGGCATAATCATATTGAAAATATCAATATAATGTCCGAATAGTATAACTAATCCAGCCATAACAACAAACCATGGTACACGCTTATAATCAGCATTCATTAATAGTAATAAAGGGAACACAAAATTCATAACCACCATACCTAAGAAAGGTAATTGATAATCTTGGAAACGTGTTACAAAATAAGTTACCTCTTCTGGAATGTTTGAATACCAGATTAACATAAATTGTGAGAACCATAAATATGTCCAAAAAATACTGAAAGCGAACATAAATTTGGCAACATCATGTAAATGATTTTCGTTTACAAATTCTAATACACCTTTAGATTTTAAGTAGATAGTAACTAATGCAATTACAGTAATTCCACTTACAAACATACTAGCAAATACATACCACCCGAATAAAGTTGAAAACCAGTGTGGATCTACACTCATAATCCAATCCCAAGACATAATAGACTCGGTGTATATAAAGAATACTAAAAATGCTGCTGAAATACGAAAAGATTTTTTAAAGTTACTTTTATCATCAGCAGTATCTTGAGCGATAGAGAATTTACGTGAAAAATGACGATATGCACTCCAACCTGCAATAAATATTAAACCTCTTACTGCAAACCATCCTGTGTTTAACCAACTAGATTTCCCAGCAATTAGCTTATCGAAGTGATGACTTTCTGGGTTTGTAACCTCAGGATTCATCCACATAAAGATATTATAGTGACCTATAGTACCAGAAGCGACTGCAATTGCAAGAACAATTAATGCTCCAGGAAGCAAGTAAGCCGTAATACCTTCCATAACTCTAAATAATACTGGCGACCATCCTGCCTGAGCAGCAATTTGAATAGCATAAAATGCTAAAACACCTAAAGCAATCATCATAAAGAAAAATGCAGCAACATATAAAGCAGACCAAGGTCTGTTTGCTATTTGGTGTTGTACATGTTCAATGTGTTCTTTATGAGCATCTACATGATGTTCTCCAGATTCTGCATGAGCAGATTCACCGTGAGCGTTTTCTTTTACATGTGCATCATGAGATGGTGCTGCATGTGCCGCCTCTTCTTCATG from Algibacter sp. L1A34 includes these protein-coding regions:
- a CDS encoding cbb3-type cytochrome c oxidase subunit I, producing MSAHADTHAHDDDHGHHHKETFVTKYIFSQDHKMIAKQYLVTGTIMGVIGVLMSMMMRMQIAWPEEPNVLFEALLGKWAPDGVMDADIYLAIVTIHGTIMVFFVLTAGLSGTFSNLLIPLQIGARDMASGFLNMVSYWLFFLSSIIMVCSLFVEAGPAAAGWTIYPPLSALPMAQGGSGMGMTLWLVAMAIFIASSLLGSLNYVVTVINLRTKGMSMTRLPLTIWAFFITAVIGIISFPVLLSACLLLIMDRSFGTSFFLSDIFIQGEVLHYQGGSPVLFEHLFWFLGHPEVYIVILPAMGLVSEIMASNSRKPIFGYRAMIASILAIAFLSTIVWGHHMFISGMNPFLGSVFTFTTLLIAIPSAVKAFNWITTLWKGNLQMNPAMLFSIGFVSTFITGGLTGIILGDSALDINVHDTYFVVAHFHLVMGISALYGMFAGIYHWYPKMYGRMMNKNLGYIHFWITAVCAYGVFFPMHFIGMAGLPRRYYTNSNFPLFDDLANVNVVITLFALVGGVVQIIYLYNFFTSMYYGKKAVQNPWKATTLEWTTPVEHIHGNWPGEIPHVHRWAYDYSKPGHDVDFVPQNIPLMDGEEELQH
- a CDS encoding cytochrome c oxidase subunit II, with protein sequence MTALLTIIVLVFILVAIWQMVKIFDLAQAKGENSAVATDKDNAMNAYLMMGFLAFIYIITIVCFVKWGDLPLMSNAASEHGATIDNLMVISMILIFVVQTLTQFLLHYFAFKYKGEKGRKALFFADNNKLEFIWTIIPVIVLAGLIIYGLSTWINITSVDESDDPLVIELYAQQFNWKARYSGEDNTLGKANVRLIDIDRANILGLDEADPNAQDDIITTELHLPVGKPVLFKMRSQDVLHSAYMPHFRAQMNCVPGMITQFGFTPSITTADMRLTEQIQEKVAHINEIRVENSKALIAKGDEALERYEFDFLLLCNKICGKSHYNMQMKIIVETQEEYDAWIKEQKQFKNSLIN
- a CDS encoding quinol:cytochrome C oxidoreductase — translated: MYTFSNKLKTFSFILMLLGAIGVGYGFFTSHLSFDEVETLLAEEAHHGGGHEEEAAHAAPSHDAHVKENAHGESAHAESGEHHVDAHKEHIEHVQHQIANRPWSALYVAAFFFMMIALGVLAFYAIQIAAQAGWSPVLFRVMEGITAYLLPGALIVLAIAVASGTIGHYNIFMWMNPEVTNPESHHFDKLIAGKSSWLNTGWFAVRGLIFIAGWSAYRHFSRKFSIAQDTADDKSNFKKSFRISAAFLVFFIYTESIMSWDWIMSVDPHWFSTLFGWYVFASMFVSGITVIALVTIYLKSKGVLEFVNENHLHDVAKFMFAFSIFWTYLWFSQFMLIWYSNIPEEVTYFVTRFQDYQLPFLGMVVMNFVFPLLLLMNADYKRVPWFVVMAGLVILFGHYIDIFNMIMPATVGDRWFIGIPEIASVLLFAGLFIFVVFTALTKAPLLVKGYPFRKESEDFHY